The genomic stretch gttttgctcgggacgagcaaaagtctaagtgtgggggtatTTGATAGTGTCATAAAGAGTCGAGTCAAGTGAGTGTTCTTAGCACCACTCATGTGTTTAATAAGGGTCTTTAAGTATGTTTATTATAATAAGTGAGTCTCAATTGTCGAGGCTATGATCGTGGTGTATTTGGACTTGCTCGGGATTGACAAAGTGAACAAGATCATGTCCGAGTTATGTCACAAGTCAAGGGAAGTCAAGAAGGACCTTTGAAGCAACAAGACAAGCATCAAGGCGGATTTTGGAAAATAGCATTCAGGCATTTTGGCAGGCATTTTGGCAGACTGCCATTTGCCACAACAGTCTGCCTCTGTAGTCTGTCGTTTAGCCAGCAGTCTGCCATTCAGCCGGCAGTCTGCTGGTGTGCTGATTTGTTACTCTGCTTTTTGCGTAAATCAAGGCCCATTCCGTGCTTACCCTAGGATTTTGTGCAgcactatatataccccaatATTTGAGAACAAAAGGAGGTTATGCTTtgcttttaatcttgtaataattagaccttaatcattttcatttttattgtaatctttccacaaaaattgggttgtaagacaattatggaaggctaatcttccattacttggtgtaattcattcaaagtttccaactttggtattgtaagaccctctaatctctcttaatttatctaataTCCTTTCCTTGTGCTTAATTCCTTATGTTGAATGATgtttatgtttgggttggccatccatgcTTATTGTTGTTCAACTATtacaaattctagagaaatggtttaatctatctaggattgtttgaagcaagtttgtggtatgttgatttggtttaaaggattcatatgacaaataggaaagtttatgtctttttctcatttgtatggtttaatcttatgaggaattgatcctTGCTCCATCTTTTGGTTAAAAttttaatgctcatgcttagtctcttttcatggtttaatgatttgttgtctaagtttgaagggtatatgtaaatggtttaatttacatgtatcaacatcttgaggtgGTAGTATTGGGTAGATAATTTTGAGAGATTAAAAAGAGTCAAGCTTTACTAATTGTTGGTTACTAAGAAGAAGTTATACCAAGTTctctttaatattgaattttcttgctcaccaagtgtttgttatactGCCTTGTTagaaaagattgcaactttaccttacattcatgttaccaatcaactcaaaccCCCTTTTTTGTTTATGTTCatctattgtttgtcattgttaatAACCATTGTGTGTTTATAAACTTGTCATTAGAGTCTtagtattcaatagtttacaattcaagtttttagtTTAAAAGTCCTTCTCTTGGTATCGActcttacttgcactatattgttttatccattagagtaatctagagtatagtttggcttataaattgttaatttgatagttaaTTCTAATATTGCGACAACTAATATTTTCTCTTATCAGGTCCGAGATCTGAGGCAAGAACTTCCATCATCCACATGCATTTATGCTGCAATGCAAGCCTAAGAAAAAATGAGGCCTCTGGATTATATTTATATCAACTCATGTATAGCTACATAATGGAGACTTGATGTACATTTCTGACTTAGACGGTCTCACAGTTCCGATGATCTATACATGCCACGCTCGGTTTGACTGAGCGTGGAACAACGGTTGTGTAGTACCCATTAGTCATACCCTGTACAATTTTTCTCCCTACTAAAAATAAGACCTTGTACTTAATTGTGATCCCATAATATTTACATAAAGAGCACAAAACTGATGAGTGATGACGGGAAGTCTATAACTTTCCACTGCCATCAAAATTTGAGTAATCATCATCGTCAATGGCGACAACCTTAGCAGGGCTAACCTTGGTGTTAATGAGCTTTGCAGCATTTCGTGCTTTTGTTGTTGACTTTGTGTTGTTTGGTACAACAGTTGGGAACCCCGCCTCATCTTCTTGCTTTAGGTCAGATGGAGGTAAAAAGCAATCCATGGTGAGCCCCTTAATGTTAAAGTCAACTTCTTCGATTGACCAAACCTCCTCCATGCGCGTCCTAGAATGGTTTTCAGTGTTCTCACCATATCTGAACAAAGAAACCGAGGTTTTGCCAGAATGTGCAATGTTAATACCGTCTATTGTTCGGTAGTCTTGAATTGAGGATTCCATTGTAGTTTCCCAGAAAATGCAGTCATTTTTGGAGGCTTTTATTCTAAGAAGGTGAGAGTCCTCTAGTTGGATTAGAAGTCCTGTCCTTTGGCTAAAGTATCCCCATATTGTATGACGGATTATCTCAACGTTGCCACTGCTTCTTGCTTCCAGGGTTGTCGGGTTGGCTTCGAGTTTTAGCACAAAGCAATCCTCGTCATTCACAGTTCTCTCACCAATGCAAATAGAGTTGGTGAATAGGTTTGCCGTCAATCTTGGATCAAGGCCCTGTTACGAAAATCCCAGTTGCTTATTAGTGAACAGAATATCAGCAACTTCATATATATATTACACTTGCTAATTGCTATATAACTTTACTCTTCAGTCATCAACACATCATAGTTTTGTAACTCTCTTCATGATAATTATACATGACTAAGAGGTCAGTCGAGTCAGGGTCCTATATTGTCAGATTTGTGTCATTTCCGGATCAGTGGTTAGAGTTTTGGTCAATGGTCATTTCCGAATTCTGATCGTGGCAAGTAGAGTGCTTGTTTCATTATTTGATGTCAAGTCCATTCGGGTTCAGTATACATGGGAGTTGTTTTTTCGAGTTTGGGTCTGGGCAATTTTGCTAGGTTAGTTAACGATACAAGCATACACATCCTCGATTTGCGATTACCCCAGTTAGAGTACaataaaatattaatgtaaaaaaaaaacatcagTAATCTTTAATCAACTAATTTCAAAGTGGACATATCTTAAACTTGCAAAATGGACATATAGACTGGTCAACAACAGGATTAAAGGATTGTAAGGAAGTGCTCCTCAGCATTGCTTATGGTGGCAGACATGCTTTTATAAAGAAAACGAACGCGGAATGTTGTTGGTTGATGCATTTAGAAAGCAAGTAAGAGCATCCGGTCAAAAGGGAAACCCAAAGTTAAAAGTAGAAACCTAGGATCCAGATAGATACCAACTATGGGATTACCAACCCACTATCAGGGAATCAACCAAATGGATATGCATTCAagcatcacaaattctcatttaaaacgGGTATATCCGTTTTAAGTAATTAGAATCAAATAAAAATGGTAGAGGCATCACATTTAGAAGATTTGAAATCAACAATCTAGAATTTATGATCTGATATAATGGTTCATGTTAATGGACCACAaatcattttgaaaatataactTCATTGTTGTAGGACAGAATTATTTGATGAGTAGGAAATTAATAACTTTCCATATTAATGAGTTAGCCTCAAATCGCAACACAAATCATTATACAGAATTATCCATGATGATCAAACATAAGTTGACAAAATAGATTGGAAATGACAAGGCTGAGAGCAAGTGTAATGGGTGTATACCTGTAATGAACGTCTGAGAGGTCGTGGAGGTCCTCGAGAAGCGTGGGAGCTATGCCAGGGTGTCTGCCTCCAAGCAACCTTACCGTCACTGCCAGCACTAATCTTAGTACCGGAAACCACCAGCTCCAAACACCACAAGTCAGGCCTTTTTGACCATAGAACGAACCCACCAACTTCACCACCATGTTTCATCCCTTTAATCTTTAGAATCTTGCTGTTATCCAATTTCTGGTTATTGGTTGCTGACAACCCTTCGCCTGCACTAAACTCAGACGCCACCATCCTCACCTTCCCCATGGCGTACATGCTGTCAACTGAGTTCAATGCATGATCCCCTCCCATCGCCGCAATGTACTGGTGAATGATGTATTTCGCCATTGATGATTCCTGTTGAAAATGAAAATGACCGAGTCAGAATTCAAAACCCCAGAAATGCAAACGAAAACATTAAAATATTCATTGAGGCATTTCATCAAGCACATGGTATGCAATCGCGGAAATAAAAACGTCAAGAAACAGAAGATGAAACTCACAATTGGGTGATCTTTAACGGTTTTACTAAGCTTGTGATCAGAAAGAGTAGGTAAAGGGATCAAAGGAGCACCAATGacaccaagaagaagttgaatTTGTGAATTACGATCACCAAAAGGAAAACCAGCGGGAGAACGAGCCGGATTGGGCTTGACCCAGGATTTCATATTAGGCCATTTATTTTTAGCAGCAGGGAACATTTCTTCTGGAATTGGGACTTCTAAAACAGTCTCAAGCCCATCTTCTCTGTCGAAATTCGGGCACAATGTTCTCATCTTATCTTTTAGTGTTTGTAATTTAAACAGAGGAAAGAAGAAAGGAGGAAAACAGAGAGAGATGAGATAGAGGAGAGAGGCGAGTTTGAGAAAAATATAGAGAGGATTGAAAGTGATGTAGAGTGTTGTTGTGAACAAGTCTTGGGTGGATTTTATATAACGTGGAGAGAGTTATTTTAAGTTTGTTTTTATAAAAGGGAGGCAAATCGTGATTGCACGCTTCTCtctcttctcttttaatttcactCCACTTTTTATAATCTTTGTCTTCAGATTTGAGGGAGAGAAATTTAAAAGGATAATGATATGATGTTATCTAGTGGTATATAATTTATGTACGATCTCTTTATACGTAGGTTTTATGAGAGATTGTATTTCACTAATTTAATGGGAGATATAatacggaaaaaaaaaattcagtggGTCAGTCACCCCATTATGTGAGAGGTATTTCAATAACGTTATTGAGAGAACGTCTATTCGGAGTTTTTGTGTTTACATACACCCTTTATTTTAAGGTCTCTACTTATTACATGTAAGAACGTGTCGTTAAGATTGGGTGTTATCCACTGGTGCTAACTCAGTAAAATTCACAATGCACCCAACCCAACTGTCAAGGTTTTTTTAGACCATATGGTAGTTATCAAGTTTATGATGTATGTTAGATtatgactcgatcgagtcgctTGGGGTATGTTGTGTGAGAGTATAATTAGAGATAAGGTAAatagaagagaagaaaaaaaataggCAAATGAGTGAGGTCATGTTCTTTTAAACTTAATTTCACCTAATTTAAATTCAAATTCAGCttaattcaattcagttcagctccatctaattcaattcagctccattaagttttGTTCAGCTATTTTCAGTCAAATAGAACAGGGTCTAACTCGTCTTTGTTGGCAAcatacaacaacaaaaaaaactacGAGTATCAAATATCTATTACAAATTTTGTTTAAGAGAAAAATTCCCGTTTTATAGTTAAGCGTGTAAAGTATTAACCGCTTGTATagataaaattttaaaaaatactATTTAGGTAACGTTATCTCATCaatttaaatatttttttggtaTTAATGAGGGGTAAGTCCCGAAAAAAATTGTTCGCTATTACGCGGGCATAGCAACTTCAAATATATGTCCTTCCGTAGAATAGGAGGCAGATCATTAAACCTTTTTAAACTAGTGTGTAGTAATTAACccttttaaattataaaatggagtTATGCAATTTTGAGGCCGAGAGAATAAACGAAAATCTGTTTAGTTGAATACTTGAACAAATAATTTCTTAGAAAATTGTCTTGTGCAAAAAATAATTGTACAATAAGTCGATAACATTTACGTAAGACCTATTTAATGATTTGAAGGAAGATTAGGTACACAGGTGTTAACAAATGTTTGGCGAAGTCGTATAAAAAATTTCATATGAACTGCCATTTTGATTGAAGAAGACTAGTACAGTGAAATTTGGAAGATGAGTGCTTGATTGACGGC from Silene latifolia isolate original U9 population chromosome 2, ASM4854445v1, whole genome shotgun sequence encodes the following:
- the LOC141643044 gene encoding uncharacterized protein LOC141643044; amino-acid sequence: MRTLCPNFDREDGLETVLEVPIPEEMFPAAKNKWPNMKSWVKPNPARSPAGFPFGDRNSQIQLLLGVIGAPLIPLPTLSDHKLSKTVKDHPIESSMAKYIIHQYIAAMGGDHALNSVDSMYAMGKVRMVASEFSAGEGLSATNNQKLDNSKILKIKGMKHGGEVGGFVLWSKRPDLWCLELVVSGTKISAGSDGKVAWRQTPWHSSHASRGPPRPLRRSLQGLDPRLTANLFTNSICIGERTVNDEDCFVLKLEANPTTLEARSSGNVEIIRHTIWGYFSQRTGLLIQLEDSHLLRIKASKNDCIFWETTMESSIQDYRTIDGINIAHSGKTSVSLFRYGENTENHSRTRMEEVWSIEEVDFNIKGLTMDCFLPPSDLKQEDEAGFPTVVPNNTKSTTKARNAAKLINTKVSPAKVVAIDDDDYSNFDGSGKL